TTGGCGGGTGGACATTTGGTGTTGACGGGCCAACATTTAGTTTGAGGGCGGTGTAACTAAATGTTGGCGGGCAAGCATTTGGTCTGAGAGCCCATTTGGAGGTTTGAGCTGCCTCTCAGCTAGCGGGCCGGGGGCTCAAGGGGGATAAGGCGACAAAATTCTCTCAGTAAAGCTCGAAAAGTAGCAGTTTTACCCGTTTTAGCTTTACTCAAACGATGTGCAGCAGTTTTTTCAACATCTACGGTTGAGAGAATTGTTGCACTTCTTGATGAACGCTGATGCCAATTTGCAAGGCTTCGTTCAGTAAATCGATATATTCACTTGCCTGACTAGTTACTTCCATTGTTTTTAAAGTAGTCAAGTTAGTCTCAATGTTCATTAGAAGATCAGCACGTCGAGCCAAAAAACCACGATTTTGTCGCAGGATTTTCTCGGTCATTAAGCCACAAACTAGACTGTTTCTGGCGATCGTTAGCGCTTCGATCACCTGCTGACGATCCATCTTGTGCGTCTGCGAGCTGCTGATCGCGTCTAGTCGTTCAACGATCGCCACTGCTTGCACAACCTCGTTATATTTATCAACTTCGTCTAGTAAGTGGGCAAGCGGTTTGAGCGCTTTACTTTTGAGTGCCATCGTTACGTTCCAGCCTACGATCGCCACTGTACTGATGCTAAAGCTAACTTGCAAAAACCAAGTGATGGTTGACAAATCATTCACAGAATTAGCGTGATTCCGTACCAGAAGAAGACCGATCGGCAGCGTAAAAATGAAGATTAAAACGAAGATAAAGAGTTGCGTTAGGCAAAAGGAAAGGAAGCGTTGCCAAGTTTTGAAAAGACCGGGGCGATAAGCACCACCGACTATTCCCCCAATAAATAGCTCTGTCACTTCCAAGCCAGTCAGATGCTCTAGCTCTTTCGCTGCGATCGTCAGTTGCTTTAATTCAGGGTTCATGTTAGCCACTCACGTTAGAAAAAAAGGCTAAGGAGCGCATTCCAGACACCTGAAAAGAAGCTTCCTTCTCTAGGACGAAAAAGCTCAAACTGTCCTTGTGAACCGAAGAAAGGACGCAATGTCCAGCCGAGTTGGCTGCCAACGAAGCCATAGAGTATTAGCCAAAAGCGGAGAATACTTTTGCGAACTTTAACGCCCTGATCGCCATCATTATCAGAAATAGGCTTCATTACCTGATAGAGGAAGGCAACGCCAATAATACCTGTAAGGGCAAAGGTTGCCACATTAAGCAACAAGAAAAATGAGTAGTCATTAACAGTAATCAAGAAAAACAAGGTGACGGGAGCAAAGCCGCACAGCAAGATTGCAATCACTGAGACGGCTGTGAGTAAATACGTGAAATGTTGCCCAATCGTCTGTTTAGAGCCAAAGAGCACATTAAAAATGTACAGCGTTGGCAAACAGATGACTAAGGTAATCAGGTATAAAGCGGGTAACTTGATAGCAGAAGAAGCAGCTTGAGGCAGGCTATGATAGGAGCCAATAATTGCTCCATAAATGGCGAAGAAGCATGAACTGGAAATAAGGAGCGCCGCCATTTTGGTTTTTAGCCCCACACCGTCATAAATTTCCGCCAAAAATTCTTTGCGGTCGCGCAATAATGAGATAACAGTTGAGAAATAGTTCATTAGTGAAGCTCCTGCAACGGTGGGATCGAGTAGAACCGATCAGTCTTGGGGCGAATTTCAACATACAACGTGGTTTCCAAGATTTCGGATGCTTTACAGAAAACTCATGCTTCTTATGAAGTGAGGTCTAGCTCTTAGCCCCTGTTCAGCTGAGTTTGCCGCAGTCCCATGGCACGCCACACCCATATAAGGTCTACATCTAAAAAGGTTGCTCTGGCATTTGCTGCCATTGCCTACGGTGAAAAGCCTATGAAGAAGAGTGAATGCTTTCGTTTTGCACCATGCAATTTATTGATCAGGCAGAAGTTCAGGTACAGGCAGGGAATGGTGGTGATGGGCTAGTTGCCTTTCGTCGGGAAAAGTACGTGCCTGCTGGGGGACCGTCAGGCGGTAACGGTGGTCGAGGCGGTCCTATCATTTTTCGCTCAATAGTTTGTCGATCTCTCTGAGAAAGGCTTTTATAACGGGCTAGCCTTCCATTGAGTGATTCCTAACTTTATGGTTCAAGGCGGCTGCCCCTTAGGGACAGGCACAGGAGTGTTCAGTTTTTTAAGTCCTCTCAGCGTTGTTGGCCAACATAGCATAGTCATAAAATTTACCTTCAGAAAAGCTTGCTCTGGTTTTGTCCCATTAAACTCTGCCAATCCTAGTCTCTGCCTTGGTAAATCCCACAATATGACCAAAATTACAGTTGGCAGAACACCGTGTGGCTGGCTTGAAGATGATCAGTGAAGAGCTGGAGCTTGAAAAATCATTGACGTTGGGGAGTTTTACGACAAGCATTGAGCAAATTCGTACCAGACTAAAGGCTTACAACAGCTTGCTGGCTCAAATTGACGTCGCCCAAGCTGAGTTAGTAGAAGAAGAAAAGCGTTTGAAACACATGACCTCCGATATGCTAACGGGGGTTGCTTCTAAATATGGCAAGGACAGCTATGAATATAAGCTGGCAGGAGGCACGCGGCGCAGTGAGCGTAAGCGTCCAGTGCATAAGTCAAAGCCAGTATTGCCAGACTAGATAATGATTGAGGTTAGATGAACCCTGAGAGCGGTTAGTAGTTACACTAGTCGCTCTTTATTCTGCTTAGAATTTTTCGACTCTGAAAATAAACTGTGTCTGAATTGAACTAGGGACAAGGCTTTGAACATCTCGTTCTAGCAATGATATTGGCTTTAAGTAATTGAGAGGCTCCCACCTAGGCTCAATGCTTCAGAATTGGTAGTGGCGCAATATTACACTGATTAAAAACTTGAAGAAAATAGTAATACTCTCAATGTTTTAGGCTCAGCCAACTACCCTAAAGGGGTGCATTCTACCCATCTAGACTCCAGTTATGTTCAACTTGAATTTAAGAGGAGAGTTGTACTGGCATCCGCTCCTGATTGTAGGAATTTACACCTTAAGTTGGTTGATATTGGACCAAGCAACTCTGATGTATGAGACGGCACCTGAGGTTGTGCTCTTCTACCCGGCGTCTGCTCTCCACTTTGTGTTGCTCTTTGTCTTTGGTCTACGCTATCTACCTGCCTTGATTGTCCCTATTCTCATCGATGGTTGGTTGTTGCCACCGATGGATTTACCGCCGCTCATTGTGCTGGTTTATGGGTTGCTAGTCACTTTGATCTACGGCGGTGTTAGCGTTTACCTATTGCGCCATCTACGTATTGACCCCCATTTGAGACGCCTGCGCGACGTGATTTGGTTTGTCCTTTGGGCAACTTTGGGTGCGCCACTGCTGCTGGCGATATTGAGCCTCACGACCTTTGCTCTGGCTGATGTTATTCCCTGGTCAAATTGGGGAGTACAGACGCTGCATTTTTGGGTGGGGGAGAGCGTTGGTGTTGCCTCTCTAGCGCCTTTTTTATTGGTTTGTGTTTGGCCTTGGGCCAACTTTGTAAGGCAGCAGGGATTCTGGCGTTGGCTTTTGAATTTACGCCGCCCCTCAGTGCCGTTGGCTTTGGAACGGTTGGCCCAGGGACTCGGCGTATTACTCGGCACCTGGATTGCCTTTGGCACCCGGTTCAGTGGCTACTCAAACTTCTTATACATCAGCTTTCTGCCAATGATCTGGATTACTGTAGCCTACGGCTTACCGGCTGCTACCGCAGTAATCCTGGTTCTCAATTCGGGTGCAGCCCTGGTTGAGGCATCACAAACTGAACCGCCTAGATTGGGGTTGGAGATGGCTGGATTTCAGTTCTGCATGCTAGCTCTCTCGCAGACGGCTCTACTATTAGGCGCGACTATAACCCGCCGAATGCAGGCCCTTAAACTGATTCAGTCGCAAATGCAAAGGGCACAACTGCTCAACAGAATCAGTCAAGCTTTAAATTCCAGTCTAGATCCAAACCATATTTTGCAGGAGATTGTCCGGCTGACGGGGGAGAACTTTGACGTCGAGCGAGTGATGCTTTATCGCTTGGGGGACGAGCAGATTCGCGTAGTCAACGAGTGGCGAGCTAATGCTGAGGTCGTCTCGGTTTTGGGTTTTGAATGCTCCCTCGCTGAGTGGCTAGATCAGCCTGATCCAGATTCTGACTTGAGGCAACGTCGACCCTTTCAAGCTCGTAATTATGCGGCCATTCCGCATTCTCCCGCTCGTTCGTTACTGATTGAACAGGCAAAAATTCGTTCGATTCTACGGGTGCCTATTTTTATTCGGGACGAGTTCTTTGGTAGTCTGTCACTGCACACCACCATAACGGAACGCAGTTTTAGCCAAGACGAGGTTGATTTATTAGAAGAAATTGCCGACCAAGCAGCCATTGCCCTCTACAACGCCCAAAGCTACGAGTGTCTTGAGCAGCTAGTGCAAGAACGGACGCAGGAATTAGAGCAAGAGAAACTGGTTTCAGAAGTGGCTAATCGTGCCAAAAGTGAGTTCCTCACTAATACAAGCCATGAGTTGCGCACACCCTTAACCAGTATTTTGGGATTCTCGCGTGTCTTGTTGCAACAGGTTTTTGGTCCGCTCAACGAGCGACAACAACGCTACCTCGAAACGGTTCTTGCTTCTGGCGAACATTTGCTGGAATTGATCAACGACCTGTTGGACTTGTCAAGTATCGAAATCGGCCGAGAAGATCTAGTTTTAGAAACTCTGTCAATTCAAGAGGTCTGTCAAAGCTGCTTGTCTTTAATGGAGGAGCGTGCTCAAAGTAAAGGTCTAACGCTGGTCTCTGACATTGCCCCGGAACTGACTACCTGTGTGGCTGACCGACGCCGCTTGCGACAAATCCTGGTCAATTTGCTGGCAAATGCAATCAAGTTTACTGAAACTGGCGCAGTGACCCTGCAAGTTGACCAAACTACAACGACCATTGACTTTAGTGTGCTTGATACTGGAATTGGCATTGCTG
This genomic window from Leptolyngbya sp. FACHB-261 contains:
- a CDS encoding ATP-binding protein, with translation MFNLNLRGELYWHPLLIVGIYTLSWLILDQATLMYETAPEVVLFYPASALHFVLLFVFGLRYLPALIVPILIDGWLLPPMDLPPLIVLVYGLLVTLIYGGVSVYLLRHLRIDPHLRRLRDVIWFVLWATLGAPLLLAILSLTTFALADVIPWSNWGVQTLHFWVGESVGVASLAPFLLVCVWPWANFVRQQGFWRWLLNLRRPSVPLALERLAQGLGVLLGTWIAFGTRFSGYSNFLYISFLPMIWITVAYGLPAATAVILVLNSGAALVEASQTEPPRLGLEMAGFQFCMLALSQTALLLGATITRRMQALKLIQSQMQRAQLLNRISQALNSSLDPNHILQEIVRLTGENFDVERVMLYRLGDEQIRVVNEWRANAEVVSVLGFECSLAEWLDQPDPDSDLRQRRPFQARNYAAIPHSPARSLLIEQAKIRSILRVPIFIRDEFFGSLSLHTTITERSFSQDEVDLLEEIADQAAIALYNAQSYECLEQLVQERTQELEQEKLVSEVANRAKSEFLTNTSHELRTPLTSILGFSRVLLQQVFGPLNERQQRYLETVLASGEHLLELINDLLDLSSIEIGREDLVLETLSIQEVCQSCLSLMEERAQSKGLTLVSDIAPELTTCVADRRRLRQILVNLLANAIKFTETGAVTLQVDQTTTTIDFSVLDTGIGIAETDQATLFQPFQQLNQGLNRPYEGTGLGLALSQHLAQLQGGKIILQSQLGKGSRFTLHLPKQ